ACGGCGACCATCCGCCGTCAGGGGCGTAGGTCCTGAACCGCCCCCGGCGGCTCCGCCTCACCTGACGCCCGCGCTGTTGCGCCTGGCAGCCTCTGGAGGCCGAACTGCTCCAGCCGGGATTCAGCCTGCTGGACGTTCCACACGGCACCCAATTCGGCGTAGGTAGACAGCGATGCTCCCAGCGCGGCTCTGGCGTCATCCAAACGACTTCGCTCGGCGAACAGGATCGCGGCGTCCTCCTCCGCTCCGGCGAGTTCGATCCGGCGGCCGGCGGACCGGTAGTGGTCGGCCGCCGTGAGCACCGCACCGAGGTCGCGATTGACGAGTCCCCGGCAATGCGCGGCGGCGGCCTCCCGTGCCGCCGTCCGGTCACGCCTCATCTCGGACTCGCACACTTCCAACGCCAGCCGCATCGCTTCGGAATCGCCCAGTTGCGCCGCTATCCGGGCCACGCCGGGCAACCACCGGTAGCGATGCGTCATCGGCGCGAAGTCCGATGTGAGGATGGGGACGCGCCGTTCCAGCGCCGCCTCCAGTCGGCCCTGCCCCTCGGCCAGGAGCGACCGCGCCATGAGCAGGAAATCGCTACCGGCCAGGAAACCGGTGGGGTTGCGCCGTGACCATTGCCCCGCGGAGTGCAGGTGTGCTCTCGCCGTGGCCTGTTCGTTGCGGTGCCCGGCGATCAACGCGGCTACCCCATGCAGGATCGCGGAAGCACCCGGGCGACCCAGCAAGTAGGACTCGGTCAACGAGTCCGCCAAGGTCATCGCGCTGACCTTGCCGAGTGCGTCCGGCCAAAGCCCCAGCCAGTAGTAATGCACTACGCCGGCAACGGATATCTCCCCGGGCAAGGTGTGCGAGGTCGCGTAGTGCTCGGCCGCCCGCAAGGCTCCCAGGGCGTCGTCGACGTGGTCGAGGTCCTGCAGCGCGAGCATGGTGTCGTCCAATGCAAGCATCCACAGGTCGGCCAGTTGGGGCACCGTCTCGAAGGCATCCGGTGCCCGGTCGGAGGTTTCGGGCGTCGAGCGGGAGTCGCGTCGTTGCGCTGTGACGGCCTGGCGGTTGCCTGGATCGCCGAATTCGGCCGACTCCAGGGCCGCCAGCAGGGGCGTGTACCGGCTCCGCCACGTCTCGGGAACGAGTTCGTCCCGCATCGCCGGACGAATCTCGTCGAGGGCTTTGCCGACACCACCCCTGCGGTAGTAGATGTAGGCGAGGATCAAGCGCATGTCCGCATCGAGCAGGCTGTCGGTGGTCCGCGCCACCACGAACTGCGCGGAGCTCGCCGGTTCCCGCCCCAGCCAGAACATCAGCCTGGCGAACGCCGCCGCGAATTTCTCGCGCACGGCACTGGATATCGATCCTCGGTTGAGCGCAGCGCGCAGCAGCGCCGCTGCGGAATGCGGTGCGTTGCTGCTCAGCACCCCGACGTTAGCCAGCAACCAGTCGATCAGCCAGGAATCCACCGTGACGGGTGCCGCGGTCAGCTGCGCCGCCACCCGGTCGGCGGGTGCACCTGCCTTGGCCAGCGCTTCCGCCAACTGCCGGTGCATCGCGAGCCGTACGGCATTGGGCATTTTCGCGTAGAAGACCTTGTGCACCAGCGGATGCCGAAAGGCGAGCAGATCGTGGGATTCCATCAGCAGCCCGGCCGCGCATGCTTCGTCGACCATCTCGATCAGATCCGATGCCGGCCTGTCCAGCGCGATAGCCGCCTCGGCCAGCGAGAACTGTTCGCCGAGCAAGGCGGCCCGGCGCAGGAGTTCGGTGGTCTGCCCGGACAGGAATCTGAGGTGGCCGGCAATCGCCGAGAGCGCGGCGTCCGGAACCGCGTCGTCCAACGATGGATCCGTGTCCGCGTAGCCCCCGGCGAAGACGATCGCGCCCTCTCGCAGCAGACCGTTGACGGTCTCCTCAACGTAGCGCGGGTTTCCGCGCGCGCCCTTGACCACCGCCCGTAACTTGGCGCTCACCGGCAAACCGACGATCGCGCTGACGAACTCGTGCACCGCTGACTCGGGCAGGGGGCCGAGCGGGAGCACCGTGGCATCGGCCTCGACGTTCGCGCGCACTTGATCCAGTTCGGCCCGGACGGGCACCGGTCGGCACGCCCCGATCAGCAACAACGGTAGCTCCCGGCGGAGCCGGCACAGGTGTTGCCAGACCAGCAGAGTCGCCGCATCCGCCCAGTGGAGGTCATCGATCACCAGTACCAGCGGTGCGTCCGCACACAGCTCGGCGACCAGGTTCAGGAGGTTGTGCACCACCGGCTGGACGTCTTCGTCGGAGGCGGAGGTGTCGGGCCTGTCGCGCAGGGCGGAGGCGAGTTCGGCACGCCTGGGGTCCGCCGAATCCGGCTTTACGCCGAGGCATTCCAACAGGACCCGCAGTGTGAACCGCTGACCGAGTTCATCGCTCACCCCCCACGCCACCTGGCAACCCGATGCGATGGCCTCCGCGAGTCCTTCCGCCAACAGACAGGATTTCCCGATGCCGGGTTCGCCCTCGATCCACACGGCTCGGCCATTTCCGGCGGCCACGTCCGACACCGCATCCCGGAGGAAGGACACCTCGGCGGATCGGCCGACGAACCTGGCCGGGCGGCTCGGCTGCCGAGACTCGACGCCCAGCAGCTTGGGAGGCGCCGGCTTCACCGGAGCCGGCTGCGACGGAGTCGGGTCCACCGGAGCCGCCTTCGGTGCGGTCGACTCGGACCGGCGCACCGGGACGCGGGCAAGCGAGGGATCATTGGCCAACATCTGCTCGTGCAGGTTGCGCAGGGGCGAGGCCGGTTCGATCCCCAACTCTTCGATCAGGGTCTGGCGGGTTTCCCGGAACACCGCCAGCGCTTCGCCCTTCCGGTCGGACCGGTACAACGCCAGCATCAACAGCGCGCGCAGCGCCTCGCGCATCGGATGCTCACGCACCAGCGCCGAAAGTTCCGCGACGATCTCGGCATGTCCGCCCTCGGCGATGACGATCTCGGCGCGTTGTTCCAGTGTCGCCAGGCGCAGTTCGGTCAGGCGTGGCCGCTGGACGCTGGCGAACGGACCGGGGATACCGGAAAGCGCCTCGCCCTTCCACAGGCGCAGGGCCGAATCCAGCGCCTCGATGGCACCGGTCGCATCCTGCCTGGCCCAGCATTGCTGGGCGCGTGACCGGTACTCCTGGAAGCGGTGCACATCGCAGGCATCCGGCGGAAGCCGCAGGCAATAGCCGGAGCTCACCGTGGTCAGGATCTGCCCGGCGTTGCGTCGGGAACGTTCCGGCTCCAGGGCACGTCGGATGTCGGAGACATACGTGTAGATGCTGCCCTCGGCGCTGGACGGCGGAGACTCACCCCACACCGCGTCGATGAGCTGCTGCCGCGAAACCGACTGGTTCGCCGACATCGCCAGCACGGCCAGGACCGTCCGGCGATGGGCGGAGCCCAATGCGAGCTCCTCGTTGCCCCGCCAAGCCCGCACCGGGCCGAGCAACTCAAGTGTGAGCGAGGTATCCCCAGGCGCGCTCGCCGGGATCCCCCGGGGGCCATCCTCGATTCCTTCAGCCGGGGGCGAGAAGGACAAAACAAACCCCCCTGTACAGCGGCCGACATACGAGTATGCATGCGTGACGAAGACGGCCGGGGCCATCGCTGCCCGCGACCACATCCCGCTGATACTCGCGCGGCAGCCCGATTCAATGTAATGAAACACTTACTTCACGTTCATGCCATTTTCCGGCACCGATACCACACCCAGTGAGAAGCACTTGCCGAGCCCGCGGCGTAGAATGCATTAGGGAAACCGCTGTTTCGGAAGTGTCATAGCCGAAGCTTAGGCCCAAGTCGGGTATGCGCGCAAGTGGCGGAATGTCGTTAGCCCGGACATCCGTGGACGGACGCCATCTTTTACCGGTAACGCGTCTTGCAAATGGAGTCGGCCGGATTTGCTGGAAACTTCAACAACCGGTGGCGTATTGTACCAAGTGTCCGGTTCTTTGCCTATCGTTCCGCCTTCACGCTGGACCAACGGGGCGCTGGCGACCTCGCCCCGGACACCCGCTCCGGCGCTGGGACAAATTCGCGTCAGCAAAGTCGACTTGGCGCCGGATTCGCATTTCCGGGTCGGCGCAACCAGGCCGCAACCTTTCGGACACCAGGCGTCGACCCGGAACCCCACGGGCCGGTATCGTTCGTCCACGTGGTGGACGAACAAAATCAACATCCGCTCATTGCCCGGAATGCGCGGCCATCGGCGCGTGCAATTCGCACGCGAACAATGCCACATATCGCGGACCCACGGAGAATTGCGTTTGAATTCACGAGCAGGCGCCGATCAATTCCGACGAGAAGAGATCCATCGCAATAGGATCGGTGCGCCCTGGGCAAGATGACCACGTGCCGCATCTTCACCCGGAAAACTCCGTACGCCGATTCGCCGGAAAGCAACGAAGGAAATTGCCGTAGGCATTCTGGAAAGGTGCGAAGATCAACGGCGAGTTCCGCTCGCAGGCCCGGCCGCAGTAGTACCGGCCGAGCACATCGCACACGGACTTGGCCGCACTTCGGACCTCGCCGAGGCGGTGGAGACGTAGCCGTCCACCGCCTCGGCGATCCCCTGACAGCCGACGCACTCCTGGCCCTTCTGCCTGGCAAAGACGTCGCAGCCCGCCCGGAGGGACGGCGGACACCGCGGACCACATCGGGGTCCGCGACGGCTCGGGGCTCCCGGGAACCGGCCCCGCCCGGACGGTCCGCGCATGCGCGGATGTCAAGATCGGCAACGAGTCGATGCAAACAGGGACGGTTGCCGAGTGCGCTATTTTCGGGCAACCGACGAGGGGCGACGCGGTCGGCAAGATTGATCCAGCGACGAGCAGAGGGCGGATAGCTCGTCCTGGCCGAGCAAATTTTCGTTTCCCATTCGGGGATGCACAAGACAAGGGCGGATTGTCCTTCGTGGATCAAGCCAGCACCCACAGATCGGAACCTTCGGGCAGGAAATCATGCCCGAACGACTCGTTCGCATCCACACTCCTTGCGGAAACGCACCGGGCAAAAACTCGATCGGTGCACAATGCGCAACACCGGCCGGGCAACTTCGCTCAAGCCCGCTGGTCGTCAGGTCCGTCCGCGAACGGGTCGTCGACCGAGGCCGTGAGGCGGTAATCGATCCGCACGTCGCGGTAGGTCACCCCGGCCGCCACGCGACGGGGAAGGCCTACTCGGTCGGCGGACGACTCGCCCTGCGCCGTGCCGAGGAATTCCACCCGAACGTCAGGTTCCGCCTGGAAGCGCAGTCGCCGCGCTCGCACGGTCGCGTGGAAGCCGATGTCGTGCGCACCGTCCGATGAGCTCATGACGACCGGCCCCTGTTGCCGCTCGGATCCGATCGGGGCGGCGGTTTGCGCCGGGGTTTGCCGTCGGCCGGACGTCGCCTCTCCTCCCGCTCGACGACGCGGCTGGGCCTCGGCCGTTCTTCCCCCGCGCCGCCGCGGTCCGCAGACTCGTCTTCGCCTTTGCGCCCGCCCACTGCTCTGCCCGCGCCATGTCCTACGTCCCGCGCTGCCTCGCCGACACCCCCCACGGCTCCGCCGGCACCCCGGCCGACTTCCTTCGCGGCTTCACCCGCACCACGCCCCACCTCGCCCACGGCGTCGCCGGCACCCCGCCCAACGGATTCAACGGACTTCGCCGCGCCAGTACCGACTTCCTCGACCGCCTCACCGACCCCGCCGCCGAGGTCTTCGACCGCCTCACGGGCTCCTCGCCCGACCTCGCTGACAGCCTCGCCGGCCCCCCGCAGGGCGGGCTCCACGCTGCGCACCGCCTGCTCGATGATCTGCGGGTTGCGGTCGATCGTGGTCAGCACGCGTTCCAGAATCCGGGCAACCGTGTCGAGCCGGACCTTGAGCAGCGCCTCGGCCTGCACGCCGGAAATGGTCAGCGATACCCGCCCCAGCGCAACGTCCGCCCCGACGTTGAGCTTGACCAGGTCCAGCACCTCGGCCTGCAACGACACCCGCGCCCGGAGATCTTCGACCTCGACCTTGATCTCTTCCACGGAAAGGTTCGGCACGTCCAGCAGCACATCGGGCTCGGCACCGGCCGCGGCTAGCTCTGCCTCGGAAATCTCGTCCTCAGCCACTTCTGCACTTTGAGGTGGCTCGTCGTCAGGCTCGCGCCGACCACCGACCTCGTCGCCGTCCGGTGCCCTCACACGATCACCTACTCCGTCCGGTGCGTGGCAGTCAGACCGTCTGGGGCTCACCCTCCGCCTCCGGCCGCGTCCCTGTCTTGGGCCTTTCGACTCCCCGACTTGCCGTTGAGCTGATCCGTGGGGGAGAAACCCGGTGCATGCAGCCGGCAGCGGAGACCAAGATCAGCCGCCGATGTAGGACATCTCCACCTTGCGGGCCCGGTTGGCTTCGGTGGTGCGCAACTCGGAGTACCTGTCGGTGCGGCGACCCCAGATCGCCTGGATGCGGCGTTCCAGTTCGGCGTCGTCGGCCCCGCCGCGCACCAATGCGCGCAGGTCGTGCCCGCGGGCGGCGAAAAGGCAGGTGAACAGCTCGCCCTGGGCGCTCAGCCGGGCCCGGGTGCAGGTCCGGCAGAACGGCTCGGTGACCGAGGCGATGATGCCGACCTCGCCGCGGCCGTCCCGGTAGCGGTAGCGCTGGGCCACCTCCCCGGGGTAGTCGGAGTCCACCGGTTCGACCGGCCATCTGGCGTGCAGACGGTCGACGATCTCGCGGGCGGGCACGACGTCGTCCATCCGCCATCCGTTGGTGGTGCCTACGTCCATGTACTCGATGAACCGCACCGTGTAGCCGTGCGCGCGACCGAACTCGGCCAGTTCGAGGAGGTCCGCACCGTCGTTCATGCCCCGCTTGACCACGGTGTTGATCTTGATCGGCGCCAGGCCCACTTCCTCGGCGGTGGCGATGCCCTGCAGGATCCGGGACAGCGGCACCCGCGTGTCGCTGATCCGCGCGAACCGGTCCGCATCCAGCGAGTCGAGGCTGACCGTCACCCGCGAAAGGCCCGCGTCGCGCAATGCCCGTGCCTGAGCGGCCAGCAGCGAGGCGTTCGTGGTGAGCGCGAGGTCGTCGATCCCGTCGACCTCCGTCAGCATCGCCACCAGCTTGTCGAGCTGGCGGCGCAGCAGGGGTTCCCCACCGGTCAGCCGGATCTTCCGCACGCCCTGGCGGGAAAAGGCCCGCACCAGCCTGGTGATCTCCTCGAAGGTCAGCAGCTCCGAGCGCGGCAGGAACACGTGATCCGGGCCGAAGACCTCCCTGGGCATGCAGTACCGGCAGCGGAAGTTGCACCGGTCGGTCACGGAGATCCGCAGATCCCGCAGCCACCGGCCGAATCGGTCCGGTGCTTGACTGTCGGCGTACCTGGCGTCGTGCATCCCGCCTCCAGGATGGAAGCTCAACCTTTGATGGTGCTCCCGCCACGGGTTCCCGGGCAACAGCGCCGCGATCGCGGAAACGGTAGCCCCCGGCGGCCGGGGTTACGAGAGTGTCAGCGGACCGCGGAAGGTCTGCGTGCCCGTTGTCAACGAAACGTTCTTAAGTGACGAGTGCGCACGGAGATAATTTAGTTCTCGGGCGAGGTCACCGGCATTGTTGCTGCCGGCGTTGGACGAGATGTTCAAAGTGGACAGGACGCCCACCGCGCGGCCTGCGGAATCCAGCACGGCGCTCCCGGAATCACCCGGGATACCTGGTGTGACGGTGACGATGGTGTGACTCCACCCGCCGCCGGTGTCGCCGAGGGACGTGCCCTGCTTGGCGTTCAGGTCACTGGCTCCGGCTCGCAACTGCGAGCTGCCGTAAGACACGACCACCTCGCCCTGCCGCAGCCCCTCGGTGTTCAGGCCGCTGGGACCGCCCCAGAACGCCAGGCTCGGGTTGACCTTCCCGACGTCGGCCGGATCGAGTTCGACCAGTGCGAAATCGTTGTAGGCGCAGGCGTTGGCGTCCTTCTCCTTGACCGCCTGCATGGTCAGCCACGAGCTGTAGGCCAGCACTCCCTGCTTGCTCGCCCCGGTGACCTTCACCTTGGTACCGATGGGCAGCGACGACGAGGTGCAACCGTTGACCTGATCGGCATTGGTGGCGGCGGCGGCGCAATGCGCGGCCTGCCCGAGATACACCTTCGACCCGCTCGTGAACACGAAGTTCGAGGTGCACTGCGCGGAGTTGGTCACGGTCTGCACACCGGGATGCACGGCCGCGCTGGACGCAGCCGCCCAGTCCGGGCCCGCCGATGCAGACCCGGCAACCGCCAGAAAGGCGACGCAGACCAACGAAGTCACCGGGCCGAGGCGCGTTCTCACGATCACGGCATCCTCCCGGAACAATTGAGAACCCATGCCGTAACTAAGGCTGGCAGCGAGGCGCGAACACCCCGACCGATCCCTGATACCACAAGCCGCCGCCCGGGGCGATGCCGATCACGACGCCGTGCCCGTCGCCGCGCAGGAAGACCGGCTTCGAGGCCGTCATGCGGGGCCGCGCGTGGTTATTCGTCCGCCAGGGCAGCTTCACCGGCAACTGGTGCGGGTCGGGCATGGCGGCGCGGCCCCACGACTGCTGCGGGCCATCGCGCGTCTCACCGAGCACACGGGTCGTCGGCCGGACCGCTCCTGCTGGTGCGGTCTTTTCGCTCCCCTGCAACGGAATCCGGCTTTTCCGGACATGCGGGGCGCGGGCGCCGCATGACCCCGCGCGCCTAAATGAGGCCGATGGCACACGGTGACCAACGATGCGAGAACGCGCGCATCACGACGCGATAACCAAACGCCGAAGGTGTCGTTGGTTGACTGAAAGCAACTTGACAAAGTCACTGACCGCCGCCCCTTTTCGACCGGAATTCATGTTTTCCGAAAGCTGGAGCGTGTCGGTTCTTCCGCGGATGCGGCGGATACACTCCCCGAGCCCTCAGCCCACCGGCGGGGTTTTGCACCGACAAGAACGAAAGACCGGACCATGCCGCCTTCCCGCGCCCAGGTGGTGTGCGCCGGTCAGATCGGAGCGACGTGGGCTGCTCCCACACCGATGGATGTCCTCTCTTTCCACTGCTCAATGCGAGCCTGCGCAACTGGCGCGACTACTACTGCGACACCGAGGACCGCTGGCTCGACTGTGCTCGATACCAGCTGGCAGTGACCGGCCGACCGGTACCGATCTCGCTACTGCCGAACGGCCGCGACGCTCAGCACCTCAAAGACGTCGCCGCCAACCGATCCGCCGCGGCCGCGAGCCGGACGCCGCGCCCGCCGCGGCCCGAGCCACCGCAGGCCACCGCCTGGTTCGATCCCGCACCGAAACCCGAACCGGCCCAGCCGTTCGCGCCGCCGCCCGCACCGGTTCCGAAGCCCCCGGGGAGCTCACCGGCCCGATCAACGCCGCTCGCGCGGCAAGCGCAGCGTTCGAGGCGCCGTTGGTGGAGGCGACTCGCCGATTGGATGAGAGGCCCCGCATGAGCGACTACTGGCCCTGGTGGCAAGGCGCCGTCGCGCTCGCCCTGGTCACCATCAACTACACCCTCACCACTGACCGATCGTTAGGGGTGTCCTCGGCGTGGGATCGCGTCTTGCACTGGCGCACCGAACGACGCATAGAACGGCTGGACGCACAGTTCACCGATGACCGTGCCCTCGCCAGGGCTCTCGCGGCGGCCACCGCCGAAGAGTTCGGCGAGCACCCGGGAGTGCCGACGGAGCCCGACGACGCGCAGGCACCTGAAAACGTTGGGCCCACGGCACGTGCACAAGCCGAGACCGCCGGCCTGCGACCGGCGCCGCTGATCACCCAGGCCGCCCTGCTCCTGTCGATTTTCGTCGGCGGATGGGCCGCGGCGGTCACCGCCGGCCGGTTCGAGCTCCGGTTCGACATGGGCCAGGGCTTCCGCGAACTCGTCACCGCCGACCCGGCCGTCATGATCGGCGTGTTGTTCGGGGGAGGCATACTCGTCGGTTTCGGCACCCGCCTCGCTGGCGGGTGCAGCTCCGGCCACGGCCTGAGCGGCTGCGGCCGACTGCGGCCGGTCAGCATCGTCGCCACCGCCGTCTTCTTCGGTACTGCGGTCCTCGTTTCGTTCCTGCTGTGGAAGGTGATCTGATGCGTACCCGCGGCGCGGTTCTCGTCACCAACATCATCACCGGGCTGGCCCTCGGCTACACCGTCACCAACATCGGATTCGGCGACTACGGCGAGCTCAACCGCATGTTCACCTTCCGGGATCCGCGCATGCTCCTTGCCTTCGCCGCCGCGGTCGCGATCATCGTGGTGGTCTTCGCCCTGGTGGGCGTCCGCCGCACACCGGGGCGCATCCACGCCGGCGTGATCCCCGGCGCGGTGCTCTTCGGCACCGGCTGGGCGATCTCGGGTGGCTGCCCGGCGATCCCGATCATCCAGCTCGCCAGCGGATACCTCCCCGCCCTCGTCACGATCGCCGGCGTCGTCGTCGGCATCTGGCTCTGCCGCTGGGCCAACGCCAGGTACTTCCGCCTGGACCGCGGATCCTGTGGGCTGTAGCGGTCTCCCGCCGGCGCGCTTGGCGCGGTCGCGGACCTTTTCGCGCTATTTGGCGGGACGGGACCTCTGAGCCGCCAGACGGATGGCAAGCAGGAACGCGATCCAGGCTCCGCCGAGGGCGTAGCCCGCCAGGACGTCGGTGAGCCAGTGAGCCCCGAGGTAGATCCGGGACACACCGACGACCAGCACGATGAGCGAGGCGGCGACGAGCGTGGCGGCGCGGGCGCGGGGTGGGTAAGTGCGCGTCAGCACGAGCGCCAGCATGCCCCAGGTCGCGATCGCCTGGGTGGCGTGGCCGGATGGGTAGGCGGCTCCGCCGGCTTGGGTGATCAGCTCGGCCACCGGCGGGCGAGGCCGGTCGATGACGGCCTTGATGGTCGTGTACAGGGCAACGCCTCCGAGGTAGGCGGCCCAGATCTCGACGGCCGCCCGCACCGCGCCTCGTGTCGCCAGGAGGAACGCGGTGGCCACCAACAGGATCGGGACGAGGACGACGCCGGATCCCAGCCAGGTCACGACCTGCATTCCCGCGGACAGCCAGTAGGTGCGGTGGGCCACCGCGAAACCCTCGACCACGGGGTCCAGCCGAGCGGTTCCCGCCCGTTCGACGACGTCGTCAGTCAGTCCGGCCAACAGCCATGCTCCGGTCCCGCCGAGCAGCACTGCGGCGCTGAACCCGGAGGAGGCATGCGGATCGGGCCGCCCCGTGCGCAAATCCACCTGAGCCGTGAGGTGTCGGCGGGGCGGCTGGGTCCAGCGGTGTCGTTCCGTCATCGTCTCCATCCCCGCATCGGCGATCGCGAACGCGCACGCAGACTGATCTCGACCGCGCGGTGCGGACGGCAGCAGCCCGGGCCCAGGGCTCGACAATGGCGGCGGCCACGCGGGCGAGGTAGATCAACCGTATCGCGAGCGCCGACAAGGACGTGCTGCTGGTCGGCACGGGACGACGTGCCCCGACCGACACGGAGAAGGCCGAACTGGACGAGCTGGCCGCGAGACTCCCGCTCGTCCTCGGGTGATCGGCTGGCCGCACGGGGCCTTCGGCGCGGGCTGATCCCGCTGTCCTGCTTCGATGTCAGGAGCGCGTGCTGATCCAGTGCCAGGCATGGCGCAGCAGGGCGCGGAAACGGCCTTCTCCTGTTCGCCGGGAGGAGGCCCTGTTGCGCTTGGCGACGGCCGTTTCGCTGTACTCCCGGAGATCTTCGCGGCCGACCGACAGCAGCGCGCCGCGTTCGTGCAACTCCGCGATCTGGTCCGCGTCGGCGAACAGGTGGCGACCGAAAAGTGGCATTTCTTGGATGATCAAGCCCTCGAAGATGTCCATCGGCAGGTCGGCGACCACGCGTTCCACGACACCCACCCGTGCACCGGTGTGATCGAAGACCGGCGTGCCTTCGTCGAGGGCAAGGTATGCGATGGGACGGCCCAGGTCCTCCACGGCTCTTTAGGCTACGCCCGAATCGCTCGTGCGCCCGAGGAGCGTCCGCCACGCGCTCGCGGGCCGTCGAGGGGCCGCCATCGCCCGGGAAGGAAGCAGTGCGTGCAGGTTCGTGCGCTTCGCACGGCAACCTAGACTTCGCGCAGCTGCTCAACATGCCGCCGCCCAGCGGGAGCGCATGATCACCGACGCGGATAATCCCCTTGCGAAGCTGGACAATAAGCTGGCGGCGAGGTGAGCTGATGAGATATCGGATGGACCGAAAAATTGTACGGTTATTCCCGCGACGTCCGATTCATGCGGTGGTTGCATTGGGAATCGTGGTCGGACTGAGCGCGTGCAGCCCGTCCGGCTTGCCGGGTTCGGGGGAAGAAAGACCCTCCACCCCCTCCCCTGTGGTGGACATCACGCCGGCGGCGGGCGACCAGATCAACCCCACTGCGCCGATCGTGGTTTCGGTGCGGGACGGCAGCCTCACGTCGGTCACCGTGACGAGCCCGGCCGGCCAGCAGGTGAAGGGCGCGATGGCCGACGACAAGTTGAGCTGGCGCACCACCGAGGTTCTCGGTTACGGCTCGAACTACGAGGTCACTGCCACCGTGACCGGCAAGGACGGGAAGGCCACCACGCAGCACGGCACGGTCCGCACCCTCACCCCGAAGGCGCAGGCGTATCCCAGCCTCATTCCGGCGCCGAGGGCGGGTAACGATGTCGGCGTCGGTCAGCCGATCGTCGTCCGGTTCGACCACGAGATCAAAGACCGCGCCGCCGCCGAGAAGGGGCTGCACGTCACCGCCACGCCGGACCAGCCCGGGATGTGGTCGTGGATCTCCGCCCAAGAGGTCCACTACCGGCCGCAGCAGTACTGGAAGCCCGGAACCAAGGTGTCCGTCAAGGTCAACCTCTACGGCGTCGACCTGGGCAACGGCGTGTACGGGAAGACCGATCGCACGCTCGACTTCCAGGTGCACGACTCGTGGGTGGCCAAGGCCGATGGCAACACGGAGCAGATGCAGATCTTCCACAACGACAAGCTGGTGAACACCATGCCGATCAGCATGGGCAAGGACATCACGCCCACGCACGTCGGCACGCACGTGATCTCGGACAAGCAGCAGAAGTACACAATGGACTCCTGCACCTACGGCGTGTGTCCCGGCAACCCGGATTACTACCGGTCGGACGAGTTCTTCGCCGAACGCATCTCCAACGACGGCGAATTCGTCCACGAAAACCCGGCCAGCACGCCCCAGCAGGGAAACTCGAACGTCTCGCACGGATGCATCAACCTCGACCAGGCCAATGC
The sequence above is a segment of the Saccharopolyspora phatthalungensis genome. Coding sequences within it:
- a CDS encoding PRC-barrel domain containing protein encodes the protein MEDLGRPIAYLALDEGTPVFDHTGARVGVVERVVADLPMDIFEGLIIQEMPLFGRHLFADADQIAELHERGALLSVGREDLREYSETAVAKRNRASSRRTGEGRFRALLRHAWHWISTRS
- a CDS encoding Ig-like domain-containing protein, with the protein product MVALGIVVGLSACSPSGLPGSGEERPSTPSPVVDITPAAGDQINPTAPIVVSVRDGSLTSVTVTSPAGQQVKGAMADDKLSWRTTEVLGYGSNYEVTATVTGKDGKATTQHGTVRTLTPKAQAYPSLIPAPRAGNDVGVGQPIVVRFDHEIKDRAAAEKGLHVTATPDQPGMWSWISAQEVHYRPQQYWKPGTKVSVKVNLYGVDLGNGVYGKTDRTLDFQVHDSWVAKADGNTEQMQIFHNDKLVNTMPISMGKDITPTHVGTHVISDKQQKYTMDSCTYGVCPGNPDYYRSDEFFAERISNDGEFVHENPASTPQQGNSNVSHGCINLDQANAAWFFQNFGLGDVVEVTNSGGPALPVWDTYGDWSLSWDKWKAGSALS